CGCTGGCTGTACCGGCCTCTTCGCGGGGCAAGCCCGCTCCCACAGGCACCCCGCTAGTCTCAAGGGCAGTGGGGGGACCTGTGGGAGGTACCCCGCTAGTCTCAAGGGCAGTGGGGGACCTGTGGGAGGCACCCCGCTAGTCTCAAGGGCAGTGGGGGACCTGTGGGAGGTACCCCACTAGTCTCAAGGGCAGTGGGGGACCTGTGGGAGGCACCCCGCTAGTCTCAAGGGCAGTGGGGGACCTGTGGGAGGCACCCCGCTAGTCTCAAGGGCAGTGGGGGACCTGTGGGAGGCACCCCGCTAGTCTCAAGGGCAGTGGGGGACCTGTGGGAGGCACCCCGCTAGTCTCAAGGGCAGTGGGGGACCTGTGGGAGGCACCCCGCTAGTCTCAAGGGCAGTGGGGGACCTGTGGGAGGCACCCCGCTAGTCTCAAGGGCAGTGGGGGACCTGTGGGAGGCACCCCGCTAGTCTCAAGGGCAGTGGGGGACCTGTGGGAGGTACCCCGCTAGTCTCAAGGGCAGTGGGGTACCTGTGGGAGCGGGCTTGCCCCGCGAAGAGGCCGGCGAGGTTTACCAGAGTATCGGCTCACGACTCTTCACCCGCACCTGCTGCGCCGGCACCCGCGCATGCCACTGCACCACCCCCAGCGCCTCGACCTGAAACGCGCTGCGCATCACCCGCCCCTCTTCCTCGAACGACAGCTGCAACAGAAAATGCCCACTGTTGAGCAGCAATCCTTCGCTCAACCGTTCGAACGTCTCATCATCCACCGCCCCCAACGCCTGGCGCAGCGCTGCGGCATCCACATACCCCGACGCCGGCCGGCCACTGACGATGCGGCTGAGCAGCGCACGTGGGTAGCGCCCCTCGTACAACGCCTCGAGCATGGGCAGATGCTCCAGCCCCAAGGCATTGGCGTTCAAGCGCCAGCCGGTTGTTTGCGGCAGGGCGCACAGCATCGGGTAGCGGGCCTGACGCGTGGCATCCGGCTCCAGCAGCAGGTTCAGCTCGCTGGTGTCGAGCATCGGTTGGTTAGCCGCCAGGCGCGCTGGTTGCTGGCGCAGGTACTGGGCACTTTCGGCCCCTTGCAGGCGGGTATCGCTGTCAGTGTCGAGCCAATCGGCCAGGGCATCGACCAGGCGCTCTGCCGCCATGTCGTCGCCCAACAGGCGGCGCAGCTGGCGCTCGGCGCGCTCGCCATCAGCCCCGAGCAAGGCGTTGACGTTGAAGCACGTGTGCTGGTCGCGCACCCGCAGTTGCGCCTGGCCTGCGCCAAAATCGTAGTCCAACGGTTGCCCGCGCAAGGCCTGCCAGAACAACGGGCTAAGCCGCCAGGCCGGGTCGCGCAGCGCCTGTTCGGCATAAGCCAAGCCGGCCTGCTCCATGGCCCTGACCTGCACCCGCTGCTGCAACAGGCGCACTTCATCGACCTGACGCCGGCCATCCTCCACCAGCCAGGCCATGCCTGCCGCGAGCATCGCCAACACCACCATCACCATCAGCAAGGCCGCACCCTGCTGTCGTTTACCGCCCATCTGCAGGCGCCTCTCATGGCCCGTAAAAGCGCCAGTCAACACGCCGGGTGTTGCAGGCAGATGGCAATGGCACGTTCCGTCATGTTCACGTCATCTGCACGAGGCAGGATTGCCCTTCCTTTTCATGGCCTTACAGGAGTGGTCGCAATGGGTGGCATTGGAATCTGGCAACTGGTGATCGTATTGATGATCGTATTCCTGCTGTTTGGTACCAAGCGCCTCAAGGGCCTGGGCAGCGATGTGGGCGAGGCGATCCAGGGGTTTCGCAAGTCCATGGGCGGTGACAACGACGCCAGCTCGCCCGGCCCGGCTCACGTACAACAGCAGGCACCGCTGGCCGGCCAGGCTACGCCACCGGACCGTCAGGCCTGATGTTCGAGGTAGGCTTCAGCGAGTTGCTGCTGGTCGGCATCGTCGCACTGCTGGTGCTGGGCCCCGAGCGGCTGCCGGTAGCGGCACGTACGCTTGGGCGCGGCCTGGGCCAGGCGCGCAGGGCCATGCATGGCCTGCGCACGCAGATGGAGCGGGAGATCGAATTGCCCAACCTCGACAGCGCGCCCTTGCAGCGCCTGGAACAGGAGATTCGTCAGGGCATCAGCCTTGCCGCCCCCTCGGCCAATGACGCGGCAACCGTCGCAGTACCCAGGGAGAGTGTTTCATGAGCCTTGCCATGGACCCTGCGGCGGGCATGCCGCTGACCGAGCACCTGCGTGAGCTGCGCAAGCGCCTGGTGCGTTGCCTGGGGTTGATCGCACTGGTTTTCGCCGGCCTGTTCCCCTTCGCCCAGACCCTCTACACACTGATCTCCGAACCCCTGCGCCGCTTCCTGCCGGAAGGCGCCAGCATGATCGCGACCAGTGTCACCTCACCCTTTCTGACACCCTTCAAGCTGACCGCGATGTGCGCGCTGTTTGTCGCCATGCCGCTGTTGTTGCACCAGGCCTGGGGGTTTCTGGCGCCAGGCCTGTATCGCCGCGAACGGCGGATTGCCCTGCCGCTGCTGGTGTCGAGCATCCTGCTGTTTTATGCCGGCATGGCGTTCGCGTTCTTTCTGGTATTCCCGATGATGTTCGGCTTCTTCGCCAGCGTGACGCCCGATGGCGTGGCGATGATGACCGACATCAGCCAGTACCTGGACTTCATCATGGCGCTGTTCCTGGCGTTCGGGCTGGCGTTCGAGATCCCGGTGGCGACGTTCATCGTGGTCTGGGTGGGGTTGGCGGATGTGGCGACACTGCGCCGTAGCCGGCCCTACGTGATCGTCGGGTGCTTTGTGGTGGGGATGATTCTGACGCCACCGGACGTGTTTTCGCAGACGATGCTGGCGGTGCCGATGTGGGTGCTGTTCGAGGTGGGGTTGTTGGCGTGTGGCGGGTTGAAGCGGCCCGAGCCTGGCAAAGAAATGGTGACTGGAGTGTAGGGCCACTTCGCGGGCAAGCCCGCTCCCACAGGGATATCACAAGCTTCAAGCCCTGTGATATCCCTGTGGGAGCGGGCTTGCCCGCGAAGAGCCTGGATGCGGTCTAGAAGTCAGCCAGTGGCCAGACTTCATAGGCTGGCGTTTCATACGGGTGGCTCTGCTTGAGCGCGGCAACGACCTGAGCAATCAGGTCGTCAGCCACCACCAGCTCCACCTTCCATTCCTCGACCACCTCGACCTGGCCGGTTTGCCCGAGAAACGGCTGGCTGCCGTCCAACGGGCGAAACTGGCCTTGGCCCAGGGTTTGCCAGGCGCAGTGGTCGTAGTCGCCGATACGCCCGCCACCGGCGGCGAACACGGCGGCCTTGACCACATCGACGTGGCTGGCCGGGACGAAGAAGGCGAGCTTGTACACGCCTTAGTTCACCCAAACCCGCGCGTTGCGGAACATACGCATCAGCGCGGCATCTTCCTGCCACTCATCCGGGCGCCAGGAGTTCTGCACAGCGCGGAACATACGCTCCGGGTGCGGCATCATGATGGTCACGCGGCCGTCGCGGCTGGTGAGGCCGGTGATACCACGCGGCGAGCCGTTCGGGTTGGCCGGGTAGGTTTCGGTGACCTTGCCGTGGTTGTCGACGTAGCGCAGGGCCACGCAACCGGACACGTCGGCTTCCAGCAGTGCCGCTTCGTTGGCGAACTCGGCATGGCCTTCGCCGTGGGCGATGGCGATCGGCATGCGCGAACCGGCCATGCCCTGCAGGAAGATCGAGTTGGACTTCTGCACCTCGACCATGGCCACACGGGCTTCGAACTGCTCGGAACGGTTACGCACGAAGTGCGGCCAGAACTCGGTGCCCGGGATCAGCTCGTGCAGGTTGGACATCATCTGGCAACCGTTGCACACGCCCAGGGCGAAGCTGTCGGTACGCTCGAAGAAGGCCTGGAAGGCATCGCGGGCACGGGCGTTGAACAGCGCCGACTTGGCCCAGCCCTCACCAGCACCCAGCACGTCACCGTAGGAGAACCCACCGCAGGCAACCAGGCCCTTGAAGGCTTCGAAATCGACACGGCCAGCGAGGATGTCGCTCATGTGCACGTCGATGGCGGCGAAGCCTGCGCGGTCGAAGGCGGCAGCCATCTCGACCTGGCCATTGACGCCCTGCTCACGCAGGATCGCCACTTGCGGGCGCACGCCTTTCTTGATGTACGGCGCGGCGATGTCGTCGTTGACGTCAAAGCCCAGCTTGACCGACAGGCCAGGGTTGTCTTCTTCGAGCAGCGCGTCGAATTCCTGGTCGGCGCATTCGGCGTTGTCACGCAGGCGCTGAACCTGGTAGCTGGTCTCGGCCCACTGGCGTTGCAGCAGGCGACGGTCGCCCTTGAACAGTTCTTCACCGTTCAGGCGCACGACCACTTCGCTGTTGTTGATCGGCTGGCCGATCACCGCGACGCAGTCTTCACCCAGGCCAGCGGCGCTGAACTGAGCCAGTACGTCCGGGGTGGCATCTTGGCGAACCTGGATCACCGCACCCAGCTCTTCGTTGAAGAGGATGGCGGCGACTTTTTCTGGCTTGCTGGTCAGGGTGTCCAGTTCAAGGTCGAAGCCGCAATGGCCGGCGAAGGCCATTTCCAGCACGGTGGTCATCAGGCCACCATCGGAACGGTCGTGGTAAGCCAGCAGGTGGCCGTCGGCGTTGAGGCCCTGGATCACGGCGAAGAAGGCCTTGAGGTCTTCGGCATCGTCGACGTCCGGTGCAGCATTGGCCAGCTTGCCGTGGGTCTGTGCCAGGATCGAGGCGCCCATGCGGTTCTTGCCGCGGCCCAGGTCGATCAGGATCAGGTCGGTTTCGCCCTTGTCCATGCGCAGTTCAGGGGTGAGCGTCTTGCGGATGTCGGTGACCGGGGCAAAGCCGGTGATGATCAGCGACATTGGCGAGGTCACGCTCTTCTCGACGCCCTCTTCACTCCACTTGGTCTTCATCGACATCGAGTCTTTGCCGACCGGGATGGTGATACCCAGCTCAGGGCACAGTTCCATGCCCACGGCCTTGACCGTGTCGTACAGGCGGGCATCTTCACCTGGGTGGCCGGCAGCGGACATCCAGTTGGCCGACAGTTTGATGTCGGACAGCTTTTCGATCCGCGAAGCCGCCAGGTTAGTCAGGGTTTCGCCGATGGCCATGCGGCCAGACGCCGGGGCGTCGAGCAGGGCCAACGGGGTGCGCTCACCCATGGCCATGGCTTCACCGGTGTAGACGTCGAAGCTGGTGGCGGTGACGGCGCAGTCGGCCACCGGCACCTGCCATGGGCCGACCATTTGGTCACGGGCCACCAGGCCAGTGATGGTGCGGTCGCCGATGGTGATCAGGAAGCTCTTGCTGGCCACCGCAGGGTGGTGCAGCACGCGCTTGACCGAATCGGCCAGCGACAGGGTGCTTGGGTCGAACTCATCGCCAAGCTCGGCTTCACGGGTGACCGAACGGTGCATGCGCGGCGGCTTGCCCAGCAGCACGTCCAGCGGCATGTCCACCGGCGTATTGCCGAAGTGACTGTCGGTGACGGTCAGGTGCGGCTCTTCAGTCGCCTCGCCGACCACGGCGAACGGGCAGCGCTCACGCTCACAGATGGCCTGGAAGCGGTCGAAATCGACGGCGCTGACGGCCAGCACGTAACGTTCCTGCGACTCGTTGCTCCAAATTTCGTGCGGGGCCATGCCCGGCTCGTCGTTGGGCACGTTGCGCAGTTCGAAGCGGCCACCGCGGCCACCGTCGTTGACCAGCTCAGGGAAGGCGTTGGAGATACCACCGGCGCCGACGTCGTGGATGAAGGCGATCGGGTTCTTGTCACCCAGCTGCCAGCAGCGGTCGATGACCTCTTGGCAACGGCGCTCCATTTCCGGGTTTTCGCGCTGTACCGACGCGAAGTCCAGGTCGGCGGAGCTGGCGCCGGTGGCGACCGACGAAGCCGCACCGCCACCCAGGCCGATGAGCATGGCCGGGCCGCCGAGCACGATCAGCTTGGCGCCGACGGTGATTTCGGCCTTCTGCACATGCTCTTCACGGATGTTGCCCATGCCGCCTGCGAGCATGATCGGCTTGTGGTAGCCGCGCACTTCTTCGCCGTGCGGGGTGTTGATCGCCTGCTCGAAGGTACGGAAGTAGCCGGTCAGTGCCGGGCGACCGAATTCGTTGTTGAACGCAGCACCACCCAGTGGGCCCTCGACCATGATGTCGAGTGCGTCGACGATGCGCTCAGGCTTGCCGTATGCCTGCTCCCACGGCTGTTCGAAGCCTGGGATGCGCAGGTTGGACACGGTGAAGCCGGTCAGGCCAGCCTTGGGCTTGGCGCCGCGACCGGTGGCGCCTTCGTCACGGATTTCGCCGCCGGAGCCGGTAGATGCACCGGAGAACGGCGCGATGGCGGTCGGGTGGTTGTGCGTCTCGACCTTCATCAGGATGTGCACCGGCTCCTGCACCGCGCCGTACTGGCGGGTCTCAGGGTTCGGGAAGAAGCGGCCGGCAACGTTACCGACGATCACCGAGGCGTTGTCTTTGTAAGCCGACAATACGCCTTCGCTGTGCATCTGGTAGGTGTTCTTGATCATGCCGAACAGGCTCTTTTCCTGAGCCTGGCCGTCGATGTCCCAACTGGCGTTGAAGATCTTGTGGCGGCAGTGCTCGGAGTTGGCCTGGGCGAACATCATCAGTTCGATGTCGTTCGGGTTGCGCGCAAGGTTCTGGAAAGCGGCGACCAGGTAGTCAATCTCGTCTTCGGCCAGGGCCAAGCCCAGGTCGACGTTGGCCTTGGCCAGCGCATCGCGGCCACCGCCCAGGATGTCGACCGAGGTCATCGGCTTGGGCTGGGCGTGGCTGAACAGGTCGGATGCCTGTTCCAGCTGGGCCAGCACGCGCTGGGTCATGCGGTCGTGCAACTCGGCGGCGACGGCCAGGGCATCGGCTTCGCTCAGGTTACCGGCAACGTAGTAGGCGATGCCGCGCTCCAGGCGCTGGATCGACTGCAGGCCGCAGTTGTGGGCGATGTCGCTGGCCTTGCTGGCCCAGGGCGAAATGGTGCCCAGGCGCGGTACGACCAGGAACAGGCGGCCGGTCGGCTCCTGTACCGGGACGCTCGGGCCGTACTTGAGCAGACGGCCCAGCACCTGCTGCTGGTCGGCGGTCAGCTCGCCGTCGACATCGGCGAAGTGGGCGAATTCGGCATACAAACCAGTAACAGCGGGGACTTTCTGGCTCAGTTGCTCGAGTAATTTACCGTGGCGAAAGGCAGAAAGGGCAGGAGCGCCGCGCAGGATCAACATCGTCGGGACAGCCTCAGGAAGGGGTGTGCTTAGAGGCCGTGCATTCTAGCCTAATTCCGCGGCTTTCGGCACCCGCCAGAGGGCAATGCTGCCGGGCGGCGGAACCGGACTTCGGGGTCAGAAAAATTGCCGGTTTTTCAGCCTGTCCATGGCGCCCTGACGCGCCTAGCGAAAAAACCGCTACCAGACAAGCTATCTGTTGTCGAGATATGGCGCCGCCTGTCCTTTGCGTATACTGCAAGCTATGTTCGCCCACACTGCTTTGCGCCAGCGCTGCGCCAGATGGCTCATCGCAACCGGACTCTTTCTGATGCTCGGTGCCTGTGTTGAAAAACCCAGCACCCTAGAGCGCGTGAAGGAGGATGGCGTGCTGCGCGTCATCACCCGCAACAGCCCGGCGACCTATTTCCAGGACCGTAACGGCGAAACCGGTTTCGAGTACGAACTGGTCAAGCATTTCGCCGATGATCTCGGCGTGAAGCTGGAGATCGAGACGGCCGACAACCTCGACCAACTGTTCGACGAACTGGGCAAGCCCTCAGGCCCGGTGCTGGCGGCCGCGGGCCTTGTGAGCAGCGAGCGGCGCAAGACCCAGGCAAAATTCTCCCACCCGTACCTGGAAGTCACCCCTCAGGTCATCTACCGCAACGGCCGCTCCCGCCCCACCGAAGCCAAGGGCCTGGTCGGCAAGAAGATCATGGTGCTCCAGGGCAGCAGCCATGCCGACCAACTGGCCGCGCTGAAAAAACAGTACCCGGGCCTGGAATACGAAGAATCCGACGCCGTCGAGGTGGTCGACCTGCTGCGCATGGTCGATGAAGGGCAGATCGACCTGACCCTGGTCGATTCCAACGAATTGGCGATGAACCAGGTGTATTTCCCCAACGTACGGGTCGCCTTCGACCTGGGCGACACCCGCGACCAGCGCTGGGCAGTGGCTGCCGGCGAGGACAACAGCCTGCTCAACGAGGTTAACGAGTTCCTCGACAAAGCGCAGAAGAACGGCACCCTGCAGCGCCTGAAAGACCGCTACTACGGCCATGTCGATGTACTGGGCTACGTCGGCGCCTACACCTTCGCCCAGCACCTGCAGCAGCGCCTGCCCAAGTACGAGAAGCACTTCAAGAGCTACGCCAAGGTTGAACAGGTTGATTGGCGTCTGCTGGCGGCCATCGGCTATCAGGAATCCATGTGGCAGCCGGAAGTCACCTCCAAGACCGGCGTGCGCGGCCTGATGATGCTTACCCAGCGCACCGCGCAGGCCATGGGCGTGTCCAATCGCCTGGACCCGAAACAGAGCATCCAGGGTGGCGCCAAGTACTTCATGCTGATCAAGCAGCAGCTTGACGACAGCATCCAGGAACCCGACCGCACTTGGTTCGCCCTGGCCGCCTACAACGTCGGCAGCGGCCACCTGGAAGACGCCCGCACCCTGGCCAAGCGCGAGAAGCTCAACCCGAACAAGTGGCTGGACGTGAAGAAGATGCTGCCGCGCCTGGCGCAGAAGCAGTGGTACAGCAAGACCAAGTACGGCTATGCCCGCGGTGGTGAGCCGGTGCACTTCGTGGCCAACATCCGCCGTTACTACGACATCCTCACCTGGGTGACCCAGCCGCAGCTCGAAGGCCAGATGGCCGAGGGCAATTTGCATGTACCCGGTGTGAACAAGGACAAGCCGGCGGAGCAGTCGCCGCCGATGTAAGCCTGTACTGGCCTCTTCGCGGGGCAAGCCCGCTCCCACAGGATCCCGACTTCCTGGAGGTTATAGGGTATCTGTGGGAGCGGGCTTGCCCGCGAAGGGGCCGGTACAGGCTAACCCTTGGCCCGCCGAACCTTGAAAAAGTCACTGAGGATCTGCCCGCACTCCTCGGCCAGCACCCCGCCCTCCACCATCACCCGATGATTCAAAAAAGCCTGGCCAAAGAACTGCCCCTGGCTCCCACAGGATCCCGACTTCCTGGAGGTTATAGGGTATCTGTGGGAGCGGGCTTGCCCCGCGAAGGGGCCGGTACAGGCTAACCCTTGGCCCGCCGAGCCTTGAAAAAGTCACTGAGGATCTGCCCGCACTCCTCGGCCAGCACCCCGCCCTCCACCATCACCCGATGATTCAAAAAAGCCTGACCAAAGAACTGCCCCTGGCTCCCACAGGATCCCGACTTCCTGGAGGTTATAGGGTATCTGTGGGAGCGGGCTTGCCCCGCGAAGGGGCCGGTACAGGCTAACCCTTGGCCCGCCGAGCCTTGAAAAAGTCACTGAGGATCTGCCCGCACTCCTCGGCCAGCACCCCCGCCCTCCACCATCACCCGATGATTCAAAAAAGCCTGGCCAAAGAACTGCCCCTGGCTCCCACAGGATCCCGACTTCCTGGAGGTTATAGGGTATCTGTGGGAGCGGGCTTGCCCCGCGAAGGGGCCGGTACAGGCTAACCCTTGGCCCGCCGAGCCTTGAAAAAGTCACTGAGGATCTGCCCGCACTCCTCGGCCAGCACCCCGCCCTCCACCATCACCCGATGATTCAAAAAAGCCTGGCCAAAGAACTGCCCCTGGCTCTGCACAATCCCCGCCTTGGGCTCCAGCGCCCCATACACCACCCGCGCCACCCGCGAATGTACGATCAACCCCGCGCACATGCTGCACGGTTCCAGGGTCACGTACAGGGTGCTGCCCGGCAGCCGATAATTGCTCGCTGCCTTGGCCGCAGCCCGGATGGCGACCATTTCGGCATGGGCACTGGGGTCGCTGTCGAAAATCGGCCGGTTGAACCCCTGCCCGATCACCTGGCCATGCTGCACCAGCACCGCCCCCACCGGCACCTCGCCCATGGCCGCACCCTCGGCGGCCAGTGCCAGGGCCAGGCGCATGAATTCCTGATCGCGGCTGCGATCGATGATCTGCGGGCGCATCAGACCACCGTAATCGCGGCCATCAGGCCGGTTTCCATGTGGTCGATAACGTGGCAGTGGAACATCCAGGTGCCTGGGTTATCGGCGACCAACGCCACCTGGGCGCGTTCGTTCTTGCCCAGCAGGTAAGTGTCGGTAAACCACGGCTCGACGATCTCCCGGCGGTTGGAGGCGATCACCTTGAAGCTCATCCCGTGCAAATGGATCGGGTGCTGGTATTGGGTCATATTCTTCAGCTCGAAGATGTAGCTCTTGCCCTTCTGCAGTGTGGCGATGGGCCGGTCGGCGCAGGTCTTGTCGGTAATGTCCCAGGCCTGGCCATTGATTTGCCACAAGCTTGGTGGCTTGCCGTTCTCGGTGTTGACCGAAACCTTGCCCACCCATTCGAAATTGAAGTTGAGCTTCTCGGCGTTCTCCAGGTCCGGCTCGGCCACTGGGTTTGGCGGCAATGCGGGCGGCCAGTCGCTGGGGGCGTCACTGCTGGCGACCGAACGCAAAGTGCCCAGGCGCACGAAACCGTCGCGCAGAGAGATTTCCTGCCCCGCCTCGGGGATGCGGATAGCCAGGCAGATGCGCATGCCAGGCCCCAGCCAATAATCGTCGTCCAGCGGGCGCGGGGTGACTGGGTTGCCGTCGAGCGCGTAGATCCGGGCCTCGCAGTTGCCCTTAAGGTTCAGGCGATAGGTCCAGGTGTTGTCCAGGTTGAGCAGGCGCAAGCGCACCACCTGGCCAGCTGGCAACTCGGTCACCGAATCGGCCTGGCCGTTGATGGTAATCAGCCGCCCGGCCGTGCCATTACGTGCGGCCTCGCGGGGGATGCTGAACGGCAGCCAAGCGCCCTGCTCATCCACGTGCCAGTTTTTCAGGCTCATCGTGCGCTCATGCAAGAACCCAGTAGGCTCGCGCTCCTCGACGATCAACGGCCCGACCAGCCCGCGGCCGAGCTCTTCGGAACTGCTGACATGCGGGTGGTACCAGTAGCTGCCGGCATCCGGCACACGGAACTTGTAGTCGAAGTACTCGCCCGGCTTGACCGGCAGTTGCGACACATACGGCACGCCGTCCATTTCCAGCGGCAGGCGGATGCCGTGCCAGTGGATGGTGGTTTCGACCGGCAGGTGGTTGATGAAACGCACCCGCAGCCAGGTGCCTTGG
The sequence above is drawn from the Pseudomonas putida genome and encodes:
- the tatA gene encoding twin-arginine translocase TatA/TatE family subunit, with translation MGGIGIWQLVIVLMIVFLLFGTKRLKGLGSDVGEAIQGFRKSMGGDNDASSPGPAHVQQQAPLAGQATPPDRQA
- the gspK gene encoding type II secretion system minor pseudopilin GspK, producing MGGKRQQGAALLMVMVVLAMLAAGMAWLVEDGRRQVDEVRLLQQRVQVRAMEQAGLAYAEQALRDPAWRLSPLFWQALRGQPLDYDFGAGQAQLRVRDQHTCFNVNALLGADGERAERQLRRLLGDDMAAERLVDALADWLDTDSDTRLQGAESAQYLRQQPARLAANQPMLDTSELNLLLEPDATRQARYPMLCALPQTTGWRLNANALGLEHLPMLEALYEGRYPRALLSRIVSGRPASGYVDAAALRQALGAVDDETFERLSEGLLLNSGHFLLQLSFEEEGRVMRSAFQVEALGVVQWHARVPAQQVRVKSREPILW
- the tadA gene encoding tRNA adenosine(34) deaminase TadA — protein: MRPQIIDRSRDQEFMRLALALAAEGAAMGEVPVGAVLVQHGQVIGQGFNRPIFDSDPSAHAEMVAIRAAAKAASNYRLPGSTLYVTLEPCSMCAGLIVHSRVARVVYGALEPKAGIVQSQGQFFGQAFLNHRVMVEGGVLAEECGQILSDFFKARRAKG
- a CDS encoding NGG1p interacting factor NIF3 — its product is MYKLAFFVPASHVDVVKAAVFAAGGGRIGDYDHCAWQTLGQGQFRPLDGSQPFLGQTGQVEVVEEWKVELVVADDLIAQVVAALKQSHPYETPAYEVWPLADF
- the tatC gene encoding twin-arginine translocase subunit TatC; translation: MSLAMDPAAGMPLTEHLRELRKRLVRCLGLIALVFAGLFPFAQTLYTLISEPLRRFLPEGASMIATSVTSPFLTPFKLTAMCALFVAMPLLLHQAWGFLAPGLYRRERRIALPLLVSSILLFYAGMAFAFFLVFPMMFGFFASVTPDGVAMMTDISQYLDFIMALFLAFGLAFEIPVATFIVVWVGLADVATLRRSRPYVIVGCFVVGMILTPPDVFSQTMLAVPMWVLFEVGLLACGGLKRPEPGKEMVTGV
- a CDS encoding multicopper oxidase family protein, which encodes MSFTRRQMLKGLTGLVVVGLGAGGAARYWLGKVEDENAGHDYELIAAPLEVELVPGFKTEAWAFGSSAPGTELRVRQGTWLRVRFINHLPVETTIHWHGIRLPLEMDGVPYVSQLPVKPGEYFDYKFRVPDAGSYWYHPHVSSSEELGRGLVGPLIVEEREPTGFLHERTMSLKNWHVDEQGAWLPFSIPREAARNGTAGRLITINGQADSVTELPAGQVVRLRLLNLDNTWTYRLNLKGNCEARIYALDGNPVTPRPLDDDYWLGPGMRICLAIRIPEAGQEISLRDGFVRLGTLRSVASSDAPSDWPPALPPNPVAEPDLENAEKLNFNFEWVGKVSVNTENGKPPSLWQINGQAWDITDKTCADRPIATLQKGKSYIFELKNMTQYQHPIHLHGMSFKVIASNRREIVEPWFTDTYLLGKNERAQVALVADNPGTWMFHCHVIDHMETGLMAAITVV
- the purL gene encoding phosphoribosylformylglycinamidine synthase; protein product: MLILRGAPALSAFRHGKLLEQLSQKVPAVTGLYAEFAHFADVDGELTADQQQVLGRLLKYGPSVPVQEPTGRLFLVVPRLGTISPWASKASDIAHNCGLQSIQRLERGIAYYVAGNLSEADALAVAAELHDRMTQRVLAQLEQASDLFSHAQPKPMTSVDILGGGRDALAKANVDLGLALAEDEIDYLVAAFQNLARNPNDIELMMFAQANSEHCRHKIFNASWDIDGQAQEKSLFGMIKNTYQMHSEGVLSAYKDNASVIVGNVAGRFFPNPETRQYGAVQEPVHILMKVETHNHPTAIAPFSGASTGSGGEIRDEGATGRGAKPKAGLTGFTVSNLRIPGFEQPWEQAYGKPERIVDALDIMVEGPLGGAAFNNEFGRPALTGYFRTFEQAINTPHGEEVRGYHKPIMLAGGMGNIREEHVQKAEITVGAKLIVLGGPAMLIGLGGGAASSVATGASSADLDFASVQRENPEMERRCQEVIDRCWQLGDKNPIAFIHDVGAGGISNAFPELVNDGGRGGRFELRNVPNDEPGMAPHEIWSNESQERYVLAVSAVDFDRFQAICERERCPFAVVGEATEEPHLTVTDSHFGNTPVDMPLDVLLGKPPRMHRSVTREAELGDEFDPSTLSLADSVKRVLHHPAVASKSFLITIGDRTITGLVARDQMVGPWQVPVADCAVTATSFDVYTGEAMAMGERTPLALLDAPASGRMAIGETLTNLAASRIEKLSDIKLSANWMSAAGHPGEDARLYDTVKAVGMELCPELGITIPVGKDSMSMKTKWSEEGVEKSVTSPMSLIITGFAPVTDIRKTLTPELRMDKGETDLILIDLGRGKNRMGASILAQTHGKLANAAPDVDDAEDLKAFFAVIQGLNADGHLLAYHDRSDGGLMTTVLEMAFAGHCGFDLELDTLTSKPEKVAAILFNEELGAVIQVRQDATPDVLAQFSAAGLGEDCVAVIGQPINNSEVVVRLNGEELFKGDRRLLQRQWAETSYQVQRLRDNAECADQEFDALLEEDNPGLSVKLGFDVNDDIAAPYIKKGVRPQVAILREQGVNGQVEMAAAFDRAGFAAIDVHMSDILAGRVDFEAFKGLVACGGFSYGDVLGAGEGWAKSALFNARARDAFQAFFERTDSFALGVCNGCQMMSNLHELIPGTEFWPHFVRNRSEQFEARVAMVEVQKSNSIFLQGMAGSRMPIAIAHGEGHAEFANEAALLEADVSGCVALRYVDNHGKVTETYPANPNGSPRGITGLTSRDGRVTIMMPHPERMFRAVQNSWRPDEWQEDAALMRMFRNARVWVN
- the tatB gene encoding Sec-independent protein translocase protein TatB, producing MFEVGFSELLLVGIVALLVLGPERLPVAARTLGRGLGQARRAMHGLRTQMEREIELPNLDSAPLQRLEQEIRQGISLAAPSANDAATVAVPRESVS
- the mltF gene encoding membrane-bound lytic murein transglycosylase MltF; protein product: MFAHTALRQRCARWLIATGLFLMLGACVEKPSTLERVKEDGVLRVITRNSPATYFQDRNGETGFEYELVKHFADDLGVKLEIETADNLDQLFDELGKPSGPVLAAAGLVSSERRKTQAKFSHPYLEVTPQVIYRNGRSRPTEAKGLVGKKIMVLQGSSHADQLAALKKQYPGLEYEESDAVEVVDLLRMVDEGQIDLTLVDSNELAMNQVYFPNVRVAFDLGDTRDQRWAVAAGEDNSLLNEVNEFLDKAQKNGTLQRLKDRYYGHVDVLGYVGAYTFAQHLQQRLPKYEKHFKSYAKVEQVDWRLLAAIGYQESMWQPEVTSKTGVRGLMMLTQRTAQAMGVSNRLDPKQSIQGGAKYFMLIKQQLDDSIQEPDRTWFALAAYNVGSGHLEDARTLAKREKLNPNKWLDVKKMLPRLAQKQWYSKTKYGYARGGEPVHFVANIRRYYDILTWVTQPQLEGQMAEGNLHVPGVNKDKPAEQSPPM